One genomic window of Salvia miltiorrhiza cultivar Shanhuang (shh) chromosome 4, IMPLAD_Smil_shh, whole genome shotgun sequence includes the following:
- the LOC131019839 gene encoding non-specific lipid-transfer protein-like encodes MAKISAIFMVALFVSAAVVAPRAQGLTCSTVTSTLQSCGSAVQKGGSASPDCCRAIKSLNNAANTKPARKTICECVKTLAKTYKVSTQTISSIAKKCNVGISNLGSNVDCNKA; translated from the exons atggcgaaaattTCCGCAATTTTTATGGTTGCATTGTTTGTGAGCGCGGCGGTGGTTGCTCCCCGTGCGCAGGGCTTGACCTGCAGCACGGTGACGAGCACCTTGCAGTCGTGTGGCTCGGCGGTGCAGAAGGGCGGAAGTGCGTCGCCCGACTGCTGCCGCGCCATTAAGTCTCTAAACAATGCCGCCAACACCAAGCCAGCGCGTAAGACTATTTGCGAGTGCGTCAAGACTCTCGCCAAAACTTACAAAGTCAGCACTCAGACAATTTCCTCCATCGCCAAGAAGTGCAACGTCGGCATTTCCAACCTCGGATCCAACGTTGACTGCAACAA ggCGTAA
- the LOC131019840 gene encoding non-specific lipid-transfer protein 1-like, with translation MTKVVLAVVVCICMVGVISQHHAVGAADCQLVLTQMQPCRNYLKSGGSVPADCCKGVKTLNSAATTSAKKRQFCDCLKSEAKSLGVNSQYASSLPKKCSVNLRYPINYNFNCSSIQ, from the exons ATGACTAAGGTTGTCTTAGCAGTGGTTGTCTGCATATGCATGGTGGGTGTTATTAGCCAGCATCATGCAGTGGGCGCCGCCGACTGCCAGCTGGTGCTAACGCAGATGCAGCCGTGCAGGAACTACCTGAAGTCGGGCGGCAGCGTCCCGGCCGACTGCTGCAAGGGCGTCAAGACGCTCAACAGCGCCGCCACCACGTCGGCCAAGAAGAGGCAATTCTGCGACTGCCTCAAATCTGAGGCCAAATCTCTAGGCGTCAACTCTCAATATGCTTCAAGCTTGCCTAAGAAATGTAGTGTTAACCTTCGATACCCAATCAACTACAACTTTAACTGTTCCAG TATACAGTGA